One genomic region from Molothrus aeneus isolate 106 chromosome 24, BPBGC_Maene_1.0, whole genome shotgun sequence encodes:
- the BAK1 gene encoding bcl-2 homologous antagonist/killer: MASGNEGNEGNEGNEGRRGSHGLSSEGHVAKEAEEVFRSYAFYRYQQERQERGAELPPDPEIEQIQQNLASTGSQVGRRLAIIGDDIYERYDAEFRTMLESLQPTRDNAYKHFTKIASSLFESGINWGRVIALMAFGYRLAMHVWQRGVSGFLCRIAGYVGEFMLQHRIARWIVQQGGWEAVQNLDNVYVKYLLVAAVVVVLGHLVLRRFFTP; encoded by the exons ATGGCCTCAGGGAATGAGGGGAATGAGGGGAATGAGGGGAATGAGGGACGCCGGGGGAGCCACGGCCTCAGTTCAG AAGGCCACGTGGcaaaggaggctgaggaggtGTTCCGCAGCTACGCCTTCTACCGCTACCAGCAGGAGCGCCAGGAGCGCGGCGCGGAGCTGCCGCCCGACCCCGAGATCGAGCAGATCCAGCAGAACCTGGCGAG cacgggcagccaggtggggcgGCGCCTGGCCATCATCGGGGACGACATCTACGAGCGCTACGACGCCGAGTTCCGCACCATGCTGGAGAGCCTGCAGCCCACCCGCGACAACGCCTACAAGCACTTCACCAAAATTGCCTCCAG cctgTTTGAGAGCGGCATCAACTGGGGCCGCGTGATCGCCCTGATGGCCTTCGGGTACCGCCTGGCCATGCACGTGTGGCAGCGCGGGGTCAGCGGGTTCCTGTGCCGCATCGCGGGCTACGTGGGGGAGTTCATGCTGCAGCACCGCATCGCCCGCTGGATCGTGCAGCAGGGAGGATGG gaggcCGTGCAGAACCTGGACAATGTTTATGTGAAGTACCTGCTGGTGGCAGCcgtggtggtggtgctggggcaCCTGGTGCTGCGGCGCTTCTTCACCCCCTGA